Proteins encoded in a region of the Podarcis muralis chromosome 2, rPodMur119.hap1.1, whole genome shotgun sequence genome:
- the PPP1R10 gene encoding serine/threonine-protein phosphatase 1 regulatory subunit 10 isoform X2: MGSRPIDPKELLKGLDCFLGKDGEVKTHEGITKIFNLMKDAQKMVSRCIYLNILLQTRTQDILSKFIKVGGYKLLNTWLTSSKAANNVPLLQQILLTLQHLPLTVDHLKQNNTAKLVKQLSKTSEDEELRRLASILVSDWMGVIRSQSSSQPTEREKKKRKEENKGKAPVQEKPQEAKSETKPEETPEKKKEKPKSLRTTAPSHAKFRSTGLEMETPSLLPVKKTVSAAVTSDKYNLKPIPLKRQNTSTPIAENPPAEKKYKPLNTTPNTTKEIKVKIIPAQPMEGLGFLDALNSAPVPGIKIKKKKKVLSPTAAKSSPFEGKPVQEMSATKPASPELTPASEPMDVDRPGTPVPAVEVPEPMETNSSEQGGLLDSKPADSPVDSTQLTKKGKKKKTVSWPEESKLREYFYFELDETERVNVNKIKDFGEAAKREMLKDREAFETARRLSHDAMEEKIPWVYPKPIDLPSPLVQPGSGSQEKFTQAEREKGILQEIFLSKESVPDSPHEPDPESYEPVPPKLIPLDEGGSNNHKTEELLKQPDYSDKIKHLLGNLQGQPGPGPSGVPHGLLGTGPGPVPNGFPPGPKNMQLFPPVVPGPMPGPHGGPVGPNMPPGPGVPSGPRMMGPPPPQCNDGYWDPPDGGMRGGPHGGMRGGSPGPGPGPGPFHRGRGGRGGEPPFRGRGGRRNSGPPNGRGGPPNNSMGGGHGGGHGGGGHGGGHGGGHGGHGGGGHPGDHGRGHPGDHGRGHPGSHPGDHGRGYPGDHGRGHPGDHGRGHPGDHGRGHPGDHGRGHPGDHGRGHPGDHGWGHGGGHGGDRSERPVCRHFTMKGSCRYENKCAFYHPGVNGPPLP, translated from the exons ATGGGTTCCAGACCGATAGACCCAAAGGAACTCCTGAAAGGACTGGACTGTTTCCTTGGCAAAGATGGAGAAGTCAAAACACACGAAGGAATCACTAAAATTTTCAA CTTGATGAAAGATGCCCAGAAGATGGTCAGTCGCTGCATCTATCTGAACATCTTGTTGCAGACCAGAACACAAGACATACTCTCAAA ATTCATCAAGGTTGGTGGCTACAAGCTTCTCAACACATGGCTGACCAGCTCAAAAGCAGCGAATAACGTGCCCCTCCTGCAGCAGATCCTGCTCACCTTGCAACACTTACCCCTTACTGTGGATCATCTGAAACAA AACAATACTGCCAAGCTGGTCAAGCAGCTCAGCAAGACAAGTGAGGATGAAG AGCTTCGCAGACTGGCTTCAATACTGGTCAGCGACTGGATGGGTGTCATCCGCTCCCAGAGTAGCTCCCAGCCTACAG AGCGAGAGAAGAAAAAGCGGAAGGAGGAGAATAAAGGCAAAGCACCCGTTCAGGAGAAGCCTCAGGAggccaaatcagaaaccaagccTGAAGAGACCcctgagaagaagaaagaaaagccaaAATCTCTCCGCACTACAGCACCCAGCCATGCTAAGTTCCGTTCCACTG GGCTGGAAATGGAGACTCCATCCCTCCTTCCTGTAAAGAAAACTGTCAGTGCTGCAGTAACCTCGGACAAATACAACTTAAAGCCAATACCACTGAAGAGACAGAA CACATCTACTCCCATTGCAGAAAACCCACCTGCTGAGAAGAAATACAAGCCCCTCAATACCACCCCTAACACTACCAAAGAGATTAAAGTCAAGATCATCCCCGCACAAC CTATGGAAGGCTTGGGCTTTTTGGATGCCCTAAACTCTGCCCCTGTCCCAGGGATCAAgatcaagaagaaaaagaaagttttgTCTCCAACTGCAGCAAAG TCAAGCCCCTTTGAAGGGAAGCCAGTGCAAGAAATGAGTGCCACCAAGCCAGCTTCACCAGAGCTTACCCCTGCATCAGAGCCAATGGATGTGGATAGACCTGGCACCCCTGTACCAGCTGTGGAGGTTCCTGAGCCAATGGAGACAA ACTCCTCTGAGCAGGGCGGATTGCTGGATTCCAAACCAGCCGATAGCCCGGTCGACTCAACCCAGCTGACAAAGaagggcaagaagaagaagactgtgaGCTGGCCTGAGGAAAGCAAGCTGCGGGAATATTTCTATTTCGAATTGGATGAGACAGAGCGAG TCAATGTGAACAAAATCAAAGACTTTGGCGAAGCTGCCAAGCGAGAGATGCTGAAGGATCGCGAGGCCTTTGAGACAGCACGTCGGCTCAGTCACGATGCCATGGAGGAGAAGATCCCCTGGGTCTACCCGAAGCCCATTGACTTGCCTTCTCCACTGGTTCAGCCAGGAAGCGGGAGCCAGGAGAAGTTCACCCAGGCTGAGCGCGAGAAAGGCATTTTGCAGGAAATCTTTCTCTCCAAAGAGAG TGTTCCCGACAGTCCTCATGAGCCTGACCCAGAGTCCTATGAGCCAGTGCCGCCTAAGCTCATTCCTCTGGATGAG GGTGGCTCCAACAATCACAAAACAGAAGAACTGCTGAAGCAGCCAGATTACTCCGACAAGATCAAGCACCTGCTGGGCAACTTGCAGGGTCAGCCTGGACCGGGTCCTTCAGGAG TTCCTCACGGACTGCTTGGAACAGGGCCCGGTCCAGTCCCCAACGGATTTCCCCCGGGGCCCAAAAACATGCAGCTCTTCCCTCCTGTAGTTCCAGGACCTATGCCTG GACCCCACGGGGGCCCAGTTGGTCCTAACATGCCTCCCGGCCCTGGCGTGCCCAGCGGGCCTCGAATGATgggcccaccccctccccagtgtAATGATGGCTACTGGGACCCTCCCGACGGTGGCATGCGAGGTGGGCCCCACGGAGGCATGAGAGGCGGCAGCCCTGGTCCGGGCCCCGGCCCCGGCCCTTTTCACCGTGGGCGAGGTGGCAGAGGCGGAGAGCCCCCTTTCCGTGGACGAGGCGGCAGGCGGAACAGCGGCCCCCCTAATGGTAGGGGTGGCCCTCCCAACAACAGCATGGGCGGTGGCCATGGAGGGGGACACGGCGGTGGCGGCCACGGAGGGGGACACGGCGGCGGCCATGGAGGCCACGGAGGAGGGGGCCACCCCGGGGACCACGGCAGGGGCCACCCCGGGGACCACGGCCGGGGACATCCTGGCAGTCATCCAGGGGACCACGGCCGGGGATATCCAGGGGACCACGGCAGAGGTCACCCAGGGGACCACGGCAGGGGACATCCAGGGGACCACGGCAGAGGTCACCCAGGGGACCACGGCAGGGGACATCCAGGGGACCACGGCAGAGGTCACCCAGGGGACCACGGCTGGGGGCACGGAGGCGGCCACGGTGGAG ACAGGTCGGAGCGCCCCGTTTGCCGTCACTTCACGATGAAAGGCAGCTGCAGGTACGAGAACAAGTGTGCCTTCTACCACCCTGGCGTCAATGGGCCGCCCTTGCCCTAG
- the PPP1R10 gene encoding serine/threonine-protein phosphatase 1 regulatory subunit 10 isoform X1, producing MGSRPIDPKELLKGLDCFLGKDGEVKTHEGITKIFNLMKDAQKMVSRCIYLNILLQTRTQDILSKFIKVGGYKLLNTWLTSSKAANNVPLLQQILLTLQHLPLTVDHLKQNNTAKLVKQLSKTSEDEELRRLASILVSDWMGVIRSQSSSQPTEREKKKRKEENKGKAPVQEKPQEAKSETKPEETPEKKKEKPKSLRTTAPSHAKFRSTGLEMETPSLLPVKKTVSAAVTSDKYNLKPIPLKRQNTSTPIAENPPAEKKYKPLNTTPNTTKEIKVKIIPAQPMEGLGFLDALNSAPVPGIKIKKKKKVLSPTAAKSSPFEGKPVQEMSATKPASPELTPASEPMDVDRPGTPVPAVEVPEPMETNSSEQGGLLDSKPADSPVDSTQLTKKGKKKKTVSWPEESKLREYFYFELDETERVNVNKIKDFGEAAKREMLKDREAFETARRLSHDAMEEKIPWVYPKPIDLPSPLVQPGSGSQEKFTQAEREKGILQEIFLSKESVPDSPHEPDPESYEPVPPKLIPLDEECSMDEATYEERLDPTTASQSPDGAGGSKLPPVLANLMGSMGAGKNPQGPNPNSSINVQEILTSIMGGSNNHKTEELLKQPDYSDKIKHLLGNLQGQPGPGPSGVPHGLLGTGPGPVPNGFPPGPKNMQLFPPVVPGPMPGPHGGPVGPNMPPGPGVPSGPRMMGPPPPQCNDGYWDPPDGGMRGGPHGGMRGGSPGPGPGPGPFHRGRGGRGGEPPFRGRGGRRNSGPPNGRGGPPNNSMGGGHGGGHGGGGHGGGHGGGHGGHGGGGHPGDHGRGHPGDHGRGHPGSHPGDHGRGYPGDHGRGHPGDHGRGHPGDHGRGHPGDHGRGHPGDHGRGHPGDHGWGHGGGHGGDRSERPVCRHFTMKGSCRYENKCAFYHPGVNGPPLP from the exons ATGGGTTCCAGACCGATAGACCCAAAGGAACTCCTGAAAGGACTGGACTGTTTCCTTGGCAAAGATGGAGAAGTCAAAACACACGAAGGAATCACTAAAATTTTCAA CTTGATGAAAGATGCCCAGAAGATGGTCAGTCGCTGCATCTATCTGAACATCTTGTTGCAGACCAGAACACAAGACATACTCTCAAA ATTCATCAAGGTTGGTGGCTACAAGCTTCTCAACACATGGCTGACCAGCTCAAAAGCAGCGAATAACGTGCCCCTCCTGCAGCAGATCCTGCTCACCTTGCAACACTTACCCCTTACTGTGGATCATCTGAAACAA AACAATACTGCCAAGCTGGTCAAGCAGCTCAGCAAGACAAGTGAGGATGAAG AGCTTCGCAGACTGGCTTCAATACTGGTCAGCGACTGGATGGGTGTCATCCGCTCCCAGAGTAGCTCCCAGCCTACAG AGCGAGAGAAGAAAAAGCGGAAGGAGGAGAATAAAGGCAAAGCACCCGTTCAGGAGAAGCCTCAGGAggccaaatcagaaaccaagccTGAAGAGACCcctgagaagaagaaagaaaagccaaAATCTCTCCGCACTACAGCACCCAGCCATGCTAAGTTCCGTTCCACTG GGCTGGAAATGGAGACTCCATCCCTCCTTCCTGTAAAGAAAACTGTCAGTGCTGCAGTAACCTCGGACAAATACAACTTAAAGCCAATACCACTGAAGAGACAGAA CACATCTACTCCCATTGCAGAAAACCCACCTGCTGAGAAGAAATACAAGCCCCTCAATACCACCCCTAACACTACCAAAGAGATTAAAGTCAAGATCATCCCCGCACAAC CTATGGAAGGCTTGGGCTTTTTGGATGCCCTAAACTCTGCCCCTGTCCCAGGGATCAAgatcaagaagaaaaagaaagttttgTCTCCAACTGCAGCAAAG TCAAGCCCCTTTGAAGGGAAGCCAGTGCAAGAAATGAGTGCCACCAAGCCAGCTTCACCAGAGCTTACCCCTGCATCAGAGCCAATGGATGTGGATAGACCTGGCACCCCTGTACCAGCTGTGGAGGTTCCTGAGCCAATGGAGACAA ACTCCTCTGAGCAGGGCGGATTGCTGGATTCCAAACCAGCCGATAGCCCGGTCGACTCAACCCAGCTGACAAAGaagggcaagaagaagaagactgtgaGCTGGCCTGAGGAAAGCAAGCTGCGGGAATATTTCTATTTCGAATTGGATGAGACAGAGCGAG TCAATGTGAACAAAATCAAAGACTTTGGCGAAGCTGCCAAGCGAGAGATGCTGAAGGATCGCGAGGCCTTTGAGACAGCACGTCGGCTCAGTCACGATGCCATGGAGGAGAAGATCCCCTGGGTCTACCCGAAGCCCATTGACTTGCCTTCTCCACTGGTTCAGCCAGGAAGCGGGAGCCAGGAGAAGTTCACCCAGGCTGAGCGCGAGAAAGGCATTTTGCAGGAAATCTTTCTCTCCAAAGAGAG TGTTCCCGACAGTCCTCATGAGCCTGACCCAGAGTCCTATGAGCCAGTGCCGCCTAAGCTCATTCCTCTGGATGAG GAATGCTCCATGGATGAGGCTACCTACGAGGAAAGACTCGACCCAACCACCGCCTCGCAGTCTCCGGACGGAGCTGGGGGCTCGAAGCTGCCCCCGGTCCTGGCCAACCTCATGGGCAGCATGGGGGCAGGCAAGAACCCGCAGGGCCCCAACCCCAACTCCTCCATCAACGTGCAAGAGATCCTCACCTCCATCATG GGTGGCTCCAACAATCACAAAACAGAAGAACTGCTGAAGCAGCCAGATTACTCCGACAAGATCAAGCACCTGCTGGGCAACTTGCAGGGTCAGCCTGGACCGGGTCCTTCAGGAG TTCCTCACGGACTGCTTGGAACAGGGCCCGGTCCAGTCCCCAACGGATTTCCCCCGGGGCCCAAAAACATGCAGCTCTTCCCTCCTGTAGTTCCAGGACCTATGCCTG GACCCCACGGGGGCCCAGTTGGTCCTAACATGCCTCCCGGCCCTGGCGTGCCCAGCGGGCCTCGAATGATgggcccaccccctccccagtgtAATGATGGCTACTGGGACCCTCCCGACGGTGGCATGCGAGGTGGGCCCCACGGAGGCATGAGAGGCGGCAGCCCTGGTCCGGGCCCCGGCCCCGGCCCTTTTCACCGTGGGCGAGGTGGCAGAGGCGGAGAGCCCCCTTTCCGTGGACGAGGCGGCAGGCGGAACAGCGGCCCCCCTAATGGTAGGGGTGGCCCTCCCAACAACAGCATGGGCGGTGGCCATGGAGGGGGACACGGCGGTGGCGGCCACGGAGGGGGACACGGCGGCGGCCATGGAGGCCACGGAGGAGGGGGCCACCCCGGGGACCACGGCAGGGGCCACCCCGGGGACCACGGCCGGGGACATCCTGGCAGTCATCCAGGGGACCACGGCCGGGGATATCCAGGGGACCACGGCAGAGGTCACCCAGGGGACCACGGCAGGGGACATCCAGGGGACCACGGCAGAGGTCACCCAGGGGACCACGGCAGGGGACATCCAGGGGACCACGGCAGAGGTCACCCAGGGGACCACGGCTGGGGGCACGGAGGCGGCCACGGTGGAG ACAGGTCGGAGCGCCCCGTTTGCCGTCACTTCACGATGAAAGGCAGCTGCAGGTACGAGAACAAGTGTGCCTTCTACCACCCTGGCGTCAATGGGCCGCCCTTGCCCTAG